One part of the Deltaproteobacteria bacterium genome encodes these proteins:
- a CDS encoding TIGR00282 family metallophosphoesterase: MKIFFIGDIMGAPGRRAIAQLLHKVVDRYQIDLVVANGENVAGGIGITPVLADQLLGQGIDILTSGNHLWKHKEILPYLAANNRLLRPANYPPGTPGEGLTVVETAAGEPAAIINLEGRVFMSALDCPFRCADQVLATLPPQVRVILVDMHAEATSEKQALGWYLDGRVSAVIGTHTHVQTADERILPRGTGYLTDAGFTGSCDSVIGMKREVIIERFLTQRPQQFKVATQNIQLQGVVLTISPEGRCLDLTRIQLPLD, translated from the coding sequence ACGGCGGGCCATTGCCCAGCTGCTCCACAAAGTGGTTGACCGATATCAGATTGATCTGGTAGTGGCCAATGGTGAAAATGTGGCCGGTGGCATCGGCATTACTCCGGTGCTGGCGGACCAACTGCTGGGGCAAGGCATTGATATCCTGACCAGCGGTAATCATCTCTGGAAGCATAAAGAAATACTCCCGTATCTGGCCGCCAATAACCGACTGTTGCGGCCGGCCAATTATCCTCCGGGAACCCCGGGAGAGGGATTAACCGTCGTCGAAACCGCCGCGGGAGAACCGGCGGCCATCATCAATCTGGAAGGCCGGGTCTTTATGAGCGCCCTGGATTGCCCCTTTCGCTGCGCGGACCAGGTGCTGGCCACTCTCCCCCCACAGGTCCGGGTTATTCTGGTGGATATGCATGCCGAAGCCACCAGCGAAAAGCAGGCCTTGGGATGGTATCTGGATGGCCGGGTCAGTGCCGTAATCGGCACTCATACCCACGTCCAGACCGCGGATGAGCGTATTTTACCACGAGGCACCGGATACCTCACTGATGCGGGTTTTACCGGTTCCTGCGATTCGGTGATCGGCATGAAGAGAGAAGTTATTATCGAACGCTTCTTGACTCAACGCCCCCAACAATTTAAAGTAGCCACTCAAAATATTCAGTTACAGGGGGTGGTTTTAACCATCAGTCCCGAGGGGCGATGCCTTGATTTGACCAGGATTCAGTTACCCCTGGACTGA
- the sucC gene encoding ADP-forming succinate--CoA ligase subunit beta: MKIHEYQAKQLLQEFNVPIPQGGVAADPHEAYQVAEAIGGMTYVVKAQIHAGGRGKGGGVKVAADLNEVRQLAESILGMTLVTHQTGPEGRVVKKVLVEQALDIKQELYLGIVIDRAQARPVIMISAAGGMEIEEVAARTPELIIKEAIDPAVGLMPYQTRNLAFGVGLEGGLIRTASGFITNLYRMFMAYDCSLVEINPLVVTTDGQMLALDAKVNFDDNALYRHKELLELEDPNEMDPLELEAKKHNLNYIRLDGTVGAMVNGAGLAMATMDLIKLAGAEPANFLDVGGGASADMITNGFRIILGDPRVKAILINIFGGILRCDVLAQGVLEAVKQVQVQVPIIIRLEGTHCEIGRDLLKDSGLNFTVASDMLDAAHKVAALAK, encoded by the coding sequence ATGAAAATACACGAATATCAGGCCAAACAGCTGCTTCAAGAGTTCAACGTTCCCATCCCCCAGGGTGGGGTGGCGGCGGATCCCCACGAGGCCTATCAGGTTGCCGAAGCCATCGGGGGCATGACTTATGTGGTCAAAGCCCAGATCCATGCCGGCGGCCGCGGTAAAGGGGGGGGAGTCAAGGTCGCGGCCGACCTAAATGAGGTCCGACAACTGGCCGAATCCATCCTGGGCATGACCCTGGTAACCCATCAGACCGGCCCGGAAGGCCGGGTGGTCAAGAAGGTCTTGGTGGAACAGGCTCTGGACATCAAGCAGGAGCTCTATCTGGGGATCGTCATCGACCGGGCCCAGGCCCGGCCGGTCATCATGATTAGCGCCGCCGGTGGCATGGAGATCGAGGAAGTGGCGGCCCGCACCCCGGAGTTGATTATCAAAGAAGCCATCGACCCGGCAGTCGGCCTGATGCCCTATCAGACCCGTAACCTGGCCTTTGGGGTGGGGCTGGAAGGCGGCCTGATTCGCACCGCCTCCGGTTTTATCACCAATCTCTACCGGATGTTTATGGCTTACGACTGCTCCCTGGTGGAAATCAACCCACTGGTAGTCACTACTGACGGTCAGATGCTGGCGTTGGACGCCAAGGTCAATTTCGACGATAACGCCCTGTATCGCCATAAGGAACTGCTGGAGCTGGAAGATCCGAATGAAATGGATCCCCTCGAACTGGAGGCCAAAAAACACAATCTCAACTATATCCGGTTGGATGGCACAGTGGGGGCGATGGTCAACGGCGCTGGCCTGGCCATGGCCACCATGGACCTGATCAAGCTGGCCGGAGCCGAACCGGCCAACTTCCTGGACGTCGGCGGCGGCGCCAGTGCCGATATGATAACCAACGGCTTCCGGATTATTCTGGGCGATCCGCGGGTCAAAGCCATTTTAATCAATATCTTCGGGGGCATCCTGCGCTGCGATGTCCTGGCCCAGGGGGTGCTGGAGGCGGTCAAACAGGTCCAGGTCCAGGTGCCGATCATCATCCGCCTGGAAGGCACCCACTGCGAGATCGGCCGCGATCTGTTGAAAGACTCCGGCCTGAATTTCACGGTGGCCAGCGATATGCTGGACGCGGCGCATAAAGTGGCGGCGTTGGCGAAATAG